The following coding sequences are from one Bradyrhizobium septentrionale window:
- the trbG gene encoding P-type conjugative transfer protein TrbG: protein MTATRPTFRAALLIATALVSITGLHSADAQSLNRKEAKGMDISGQWRGRTGLVTRGADGKVIFLFGEVQPSVVCSPLQVCDLELEGGEVVRDVLVGDTVRWKVEPATSGATGGQAIHLIVKPTEPGLVTSMVVTTSRRTYHIQLKSHATQYMARVGFDYPEDVSSRLADVNARIETGGAGVPAEQLNFSYSVSGSAGWRPTQVYSDGTKTYIQFPESVASRDAPVLFVVSGGQNRIVNYRMKSNMMIVDYAVDRAILVSGVGWSQEKITIQRRG, encoded by the coding sequence ATGACTGCAACAAGACCAACATTCCGGGCGGCCCTTCTGATCGCGACCGCCCTCGTTTCCATCACCGGCCTCCACAGCGCCGATGCCCAGAGCCTCAACCGGAAGGAAGCGAAGGGGATGGATATCTCCGGCCAATGGCGCGGCCGAACCGGGCTCGTGACGCGCGGCGCCGATGGCAAGGTGATCTTCCTCTTTGGCGAAGTGCAGCCATCTGTTGTCTGCTCACCGCTGCAGGTCTGCGACCTCGAGCTGGAGGGCGGGGAGGTCGTGCGCGACGTGCTCGTCGGCGACACCGTGCGCTGGAAGGTCGAGCCCGCGACCTCCGGCGCGACGGGCGGCCAGGCGATCCACCTCATCGTCAAGCCGACCGAGCCAGGCCTCGTCACCTCCATGGTGGTGACGACGTCGCGACGGACCTATCACATCCAGCTCAAGTCCCACGCCACGCAGTACATGGCGCGGGTCGGCTTCGACTATCCCGAGGACGTGTCCTCGCGCCTGGCGGATGTGAACGCCCGGATCGAGACGGGCGGCGCCGGCGTGCCGGCAGAGCAATTGAACTTCAGCTATTCGGTCTCGGGCAGCGCGGGCTGGCGGCCGACTCAAGTCTATAGCGACGGCACCAAGACGTACATCCAGTTCCCGGAGTCGGTCGCCTCGCGCGACGCGCCGGTCCTGTTCGTAGTCTCGGGCGGGCAGAACCGCATCGTCAATTATCGGATGAAGAGCAACATGATGATCGTCGACTATGCGGTCGACAGGGCCATCCTTGTCTCCGGCGTCGGCTGGAGCCAGGAAAAAATCACGATCCAGAGGCGAGGGTGA
- the trbL gene encoding P-type conjugative transfer protein TrbL: MVTASFLTRPSTVLAIVVTAAVFLHTVGPAIAAADGGVLTTVENQVVTAAKGWESTVTNAAKSLFWILAGIEVGIAAVWLAIQAATIEAWFAELVRRIMFIGFFAFVLAEGPSFAKAVVDSLFQIGGGSGSASPANVFNAGLTVASAMSQKISFGVFQDNALALSASLAMIVSVIAFSLVAAIFLAVLVEMYVGLLAGMIMLGLGGSSFTKDFAIRYLVYAFSVGMKLMSLVMIAKIGSDVLIGLAQDTSVGDQYQTALAIAGIAVVVFILAMYVPSIVQGVVQGASVSSGMEVIRHGAQAASFAAGGAALAMGGANAGAAAFSAARASGSSVGGAALAGLRGAASAGGALASAAHDKAIGAPGAYAGSLLGLANAKLEKSGGGSPPPPPQKHEK; this comes from the coding sequence ATGGTGACGGCCTCCTTTCTCACCCGTCCTTCGACGGTGCTTGCCATTGTTGTCACAGCGGCCGTCTTTCTTCACACCGTCGGTCCGGCAATCGCCGCCGCGGATGGGGGCGTGCTGACGACGGTCGAGAACCAGGTGGTCACGGCCGCGAAGGGGTGGGAATCGACCGTCACAAACGCCGCAAAATCGCTGTTCTGGATCCTCGCCGGCATCGAGGTCGGCATCGCCGCGGTCTGGCTCGCCATCCAGGCCGCGACGATCGAAGCCTGGTTCGCCGAGCTCGTGCGCCGGATCATGTTCATCGGCTTCTTCGCCTTCGTCCTGGCGGAGGGGCCGAGTTTCGCCAAAGCCGTGGTCGACAGCCTGTTCCAGATCGGCGGCGGCAGCGGCTCGGCTTCACCGGCGAACGTCTTCAATGCCGGCCTGACGGTCGCCTCCGCCATGTCGCAGAAGATTTCCTTCGGCGTGTTTCAGGACAACGCACTGGCGCTCTCGGCCTCGCTCGCCATGATCGTCAGCGTCATCGCCTTTTCGCTCGTCGCGGCGATCTTCCTTGCCGTGCTCGTCGAGATGTATGTCGGCCTTCTCGCCGGCATGATCATGCTCGGCCTCGGCGGATCGTCCTTCACCAAGGACTTTGCGATCCGCTACCTCGTCTACGCCTTCTCGGTCGGCATGAAGCTCATGTCGCTCGTCATGATCGCCAAGATCGGTTCCGACGTACTGATCGGCCTCGCCCAGGATACGTCGGTCGGCGACCAGTACCAGACCGCGCTCGCCATCGCCGGCATCGCGGTCGTCGTCTTCATCCTCGCGATGTACGTGCCGTCCATCGTCCAGGGCGTGGTTCAAGGCGCCTCGGTCAGCAGCGGCATGGAAGTGATCCGGCACGGCGCGCAGGCTGCGAGTTTCGCGGCCGGAGGCGCTGCCCTCGCGATGGGCGGGGCCAACGCCGGCGCAGCGGCCTTCTCGGCGGCGCGCGCGAGCGGCTCATCGGTCGGCGGCGCCGCCCTTGCCGGGCTGCGTGGCGCGGCCTCGGCCGGAGGCGCGCTCGCCTCGGCCGCCCACGACAAGGCGATCGGTGCGCCCGGCGCCTATGCCGGATCTCTGCTCGGGCTCGCCAACGCCAAGCTTGAGAAGAGCGGCGGCGGATCGCCGCCCCCTCCGCCCCAAAAACACGAGAAATGA
- the trbH gene encoding conjugal transfer protein TrbH has product MIRPFFSTFRPARAAAFFLTAALLSGCATFGTGGLVASTAPAELLAPAASAVAGDLVPRLAEQIGQGKATIVLKPDGSAFGSALETSLRGWGYAVTTDQDTKDPKAIRLAYVLASMDGQMLARLSTGSIEIGRVYSTTATSALPASPVSVMKRS; this is encoded by the coding sequence ATGATCCGCCCTTTCTTCTCCACCTTTCGCCCGGCACGCGCGGCCGCCTTCTTCCTCACGGCCGCCCTTCTTTCCGGATGCGCGACTTTCGGAACCGGCGGACTCGTTGCCAGCACCGCCCCAGCCGAACTCTTGGCCCCCGCTGCTTCGGCCGTCGCCGGTGATCTCGTTCCACGCCTTGCCGAACAAATCGGCCAGGGAAAGGCGACGATTGTCCTAAAGCCCGACGGCTCCGCCTTCGGTTCGGCCCTTGAGACTTCGCTGCGGGGCTGGGGTTACGCGGTCACGACCGATCAGGACACCAAGGATCCTAAAGCCATCCGGCTCGCCTATGTGCTCGCCTCCATGGACGGACAGATGCTCGCCCGCCTCTCGACCGGATCGATCGAGATCGGTCGCGTCTATTCCACGACCGCGACCAGCGCGCTGCCGGCAAGCCCGGTCTCGGTGATGAAGCGCAGCTGA
- the trbF gene encoding conjugal transfer protein TrbF, translating to MASPNSPENPYIAARQEWTERYGSYVKAASAWRIVGIASLGLALMSTAYALYQSTKVKLVPYIVEVDKLGSSVSAGFPAQIEYADPRVVRATLAGFITNFRSVTPDTVVQKQYIDRVYAMLRTTDPATEKVNAWFRSSSPFDKAKTATVAIEVNNVVPLSPQSFQIDWTEYERDRKGKEVATRRFRGVASVVLIPPQDEAVIRLNPIGLYLKDFDWTAQI from the coding sequence TTGGCCTCCCCCAACAGTCCCGAAAATCCCTATATCGCCGCACGGCAGGAATGGACCGAGCGCTACGGCTCCTATGTGAAGGCCGCCAGCGCCTGGCGCATTGTCGGCATCGCGAGCCTCGGCCTCGCGCTCATGAGTACGGCCTATGCGCTCTACCAGAGCACGAAGGTCAAGCTCGTTCCCTACATCGTCGAGGTCGACAAGCTCGGTTCGTCCGTAAGTGCGGGCTTTCCGGCCCAGATCGAATACGCCGACCCGCGCGTGGTGCGCGCCACGCTCGCCGGCTTCATCACCAACTTCCGATCGGTGACGCCGGACACGGTGGTGCAGAAGCAATATATCGACCGCGTCTACGCCATGCTGCGCACGACGGACCCCGCGACCGAAAAGGTCAACGCCTGGTTCCGCTCGAGCTCTCCCTTCGACAAGGCCAAGACCGCGACGGTCGCGATCGAGGTCAACAATGTCGTGCCACTGTCGCCGCAGTCCTTCCAGATCGACTGGACCGAGTATGAGCGCGACCGCAAGGGCAAGGAAGTGGCGACCCGGCGCTTCCGGGGCGTGGCCAGCGTCGTGCTGATCCCGCCGCAGGATGAGGCGGTGATCCGGCTCAACCCGATCGGTCTCTACCTCAAGGATTTTGACTGGACCGCTCAGATCTGA
- a CDS encoding cold-shock protein — protein MATGVVKWFNATKGFGFIQPDDGGQDVFVHISAVERAGLSDLREGQKVSYEVKVDQRRGKSSAENLRV, from the coding sequence GTGGCGACAGGTGTTGTGAAGTGGTTCAACGCGACCAAGGGGTTTGGCTTCATTCAGCCGGATGACGGCGGTCAAGATGTTTTTGTGCACATAAGCGCGGTTGAGCGGGCTGGCCTCTCAGACTTGCGTGAGGGGCAGAAAGTCTCTTACGAGGTCAAGGTGGATCAAAGGCGTGGTAAGAGCAGCGCAGAAAATCTGCGTGTTTGA
- the trbJ gene encoding P-type conjugative transfer protein TrbJ encodes MPIRYSPMTRLEFLRGAAVAAMALPFMARSAVAGGGALSGGATEWTQMLNNSELVSLVGKSAEQVNNQIRQITQLAEQIQNQLKIYSNMLQNTAQLPNHVWGQVQNDLNQLRNVVSQGQGIAFSMGNIDDVLKQRFQSYADFKTSLPNNASFSQTYQNWSSTNRDTIGGTLRAASLTADQFSSEEATMSQLRTMSEGADGQMKALQVGHQIATQQVAQMQKLRGLVSQQMTMMATWYQSEQAEKDLSQARRQEFFKSTAPSMSGGQEMRPRW; translated from the coding sequence TTTTTGCGCGGCGCGGCGGTCGCGGCCATGGCGCTGCCGTTCATGGCGAGATCCGCCGTCGCCGGCGGCGGCGCCCTCAGTGGCGGCGCGACCGAGTGGACGCAGATGCTCAACAACAGCGAACTCGTCTCGCTGGTCGGCAAATCGGCCGAGCAGGTGAACAATCAGATCAGGCAGATCACGCAGCTCGCCGAGCAGATTCAGAACCAGTTGAAGATCTATAGCAACATGCTGCAGAACACCGCGCAGTTGCCGAACCACGTCTGGGGACAGGTCCAGAACGATCTTAACCAGCTCAGGAACGTCGTCAGCCAGGGGCAGGGCATCGCCTTCTCGATGGGCAATATCGACGATGTGTTGAAGCAACGCTTCCAGAGCTACGCCGACTTCAAGACCAGTCTGCCGAACAACGCCAGCTTCTCGCAGACCTATCAGAACTGGTCCTCGACCAACCGCGACACGATCGGCGGCACGCTGCGCGCCGCCAGCCTCACCGCCGATCAATTCTCGAGCGAGGAGGCGACCATGTCGCAGCTCCGCACGATGTCGGAAGGCGCCGACGGTCAGATGAAGGCGCTGCAGGTCGGCCACCAGATCGCGACACAGCAGGTCGCCCAGATGCAGAAGCTGCGCGGGCTAGTCTCGCAACAGATGACGATGATGGCGACCTGGTATCAGTCGGAGCAGGCCGAGAAGGATCTCTCCCAGGCGCGCCGGCAGGAGTTCTTCAAATCGACGGCGCCGTCGATGTCGGGCGGGCAGGAGATGCGTCCGAGATGGTGA
- a CDS encoding autoinducer binding domain-containing protein, translating to MDLKTWFQRLTDVTSAARTQEVLRDALPDLVEELGFDCYAYLYIQPSRTYAYSNYSPEWLKHYFDSDYTTIDPVVKTASTTLRPFTWCSGGSRHSETKEVRRFYSEAGDFGIRSGISIPIRTACRHMSMLTLASSKPSLTLDKDIDQIAAVTAVAFLHAKLEEHNAKPTAQPTFELTAKQTLCLKWSAEGKPMKSIATLENMSFATVNFHLNNARKVLDAGSLAQATALATKLGLI from the coding sequence ATGGACCTAAAAACCTGGTTTCAGCGACTGACGGACGTCACTTCTGCCGCGAGAACGCAGGAAGTTCTGAGGGACGCGCTGCCGGATCTCGTGGAGGAATTGGGCTTTGACTGCTACGCCTATCTCTACATCCAGCCATCCAGAACTTATGCCTACTCGAACTATTCGCCGGAGTGGCTGAAGCACTATTTCGACAGCGACTACACGACGATTGATCCGGTCGTAAAAACCGCCAGCACGACTTTGCGCCCATTCACCTGGTGCTCCGGAGGCTCCCGCCATTCGGAAACGAAGGAGGTTCGGCGTTTCTATTCCGAGGCCGGCGACTTCGGGATCAGATCGGGTATCAGCATCCCGATACGGACGGCCTGCCGGCACATGTCGATGCTGACGCTCGCATCGAGCAAACCGTCCTTGACCCTCGATAAGGATATCGATCAGATCGCCGCCGTCACGGCGGTCGCGTTCCTGCATGCCAAGCTTGAAGAGCACAATGCGAAGCCGACCGCGCAGCCAACTTTCGAGCTGACGGCCAAGCAGACCCTCTGCCTCAAATGGTCGGCTGAGGGAAAGCCGATGAAGTCGATCGCCACCCTCGAAAATATGTCGTTCGCGACCGTGAATTTTCATCTCAACAACGCCCGCAAGGTGCTCGATGCGGGAAGTCTCGCCCAAGCCACGGCACTCGCGACGAAGCTCGGCCTGATCTGA
- the trbI gene encoding IncP-type conjugal transfer protein TrbI, translating into MTQSLQLGGGSGGTGAPKDIRRLNRLPIIAAAVLGIVFLAVIFYGLTSRGLVFRSTSDTGSIGGAPATTFADQMKRGVADGLIGDGQQPPPAAPTPEPKPAPQNPFVPQQPAVAEPRGGALESEEAWRARLAREGQEQLLRERQRQRMARLQASNIALDSPLAIDTQKIKAASAATSPAKPGAMTPASSSPTDLYSLALLTGLNGQNLDPNGQAKKETFFNSDLAKLGYLPNQVVPPRSYYELKRGSVIPATLITGINSDLPGRITAQVSQNVFDSATGYRLLIPQGTKLMGRYDSKISFGQSRVLVIWTDIIFPNGSTLQIGGMAGTDAEGYGGFTDQVDNHYFKTFGSAILLAIIGTGMDMAAPQSSTLATQQTASDAARRNFAETFGRVAERTINKNLDVQPTLEIRPGYQFNVLVDQDIVFPGAYRG; encoded by the coding sequence ATGACCCAATCTCTGCAGCTCGGCGGCGGCTCCGGCGGGACGGGCGCGCCGAAGGACATTCGCCGTCTCAACCGCCTGCCGATCATCGCCGCGGCCGTGCTCGGCATCGTGTTCCTCGCGGTGATCTTCTACGGACTGACCTCGCGGGGACTTGTATTCCGCTCAACGTCCGACACGGGTTCGATCGGCGGCGCGCCCGCCACGACCTTCGCCGATCAGATGAAGCGCGGCGTTGCCGACGGCCTCATCGGCGACGGCCAACAGCCTCCGCCCGCGGCGCCGACGCCCGAGCCGAAACCTGCCCCGCAAAATCCCTTCGTCCCGCAACAGCCTGCCGTCGCCGAGCCGAGGGGCGGCGCACTCGAATCCGAAGAAGCCTGGCGGGCGCGTCTGGCCCGCGAAGGACAGGAACAGCTCCTCCGGGAGCGGCAGCGCCAGAGAATGGCGCGTCTGCAGGCGAGCAACATCGCGCTGGATTCGCCGCTCGCCATCGACACGCAGAAGATTAAGGCTGCGTCGGCGGCCACGTCGCCGGCGAAACCGGGTGCGATGACACCGGCCTCATCCTCGCCGACCGACCTCTACAGCCTGGCGCTTCTGACCGGGCTCAACGGCCAGAACCTCGATCCCAACGGGCAAGCGAAGAAGGAGACTTTTTTCAACTCCGACCTCGCCAAGCTCGGCTATCTGCCGAACCAGGTCGTTCCCCCGCGCTCCTACTATGAGCTGAAGCGCGGCTCCGTCATCCCGGCGACGCTGATCACCGGCATCAATTCCGATCTGCCGGGCCGCATCACCGCTCAGGTCAGCCAGAACGTCTTCGACAGCGCCACTGGCTACCGCCTGCTCATCCCGCAAGGCACGAAACTGATGGGCCGCTACGACAGCAAGATCTCCTTCGGCCAGAGCCGCGTCCTCGTCATCTGGACCGACATCATCTTCCCGAACGGTTCGACGCTCCAGATCGGCGGCATGGCCGGAACGGACGCGGAAGGCTATGGCGGCTTCACCGACCAGGTCGACAACCACTACTTCAAGACCTTCGGCTCCGCGATCCTGCTCGCGATCATCGGCACGGGCATGGATATGGCGGCCCCGCAAAGCTCGACGCTCGCGACGCAGCAGACCGCGTCGGACGCCGCAAGGCGGAATTTTGCGGAAACCTTCGGCCGCGTCGCCGAGCGCACCATCAACAAGAACCTCGACGTGCAGCCGACGCTGGAGATTCGCCCCGGTTATCAGTTCAACGTCCTTGTCGATCAGGACATCGTGTTCCCGGGCGCTTATCGGGGCTGA